The nucleotide window ATGATTGGTACGAGACCGTAAAAATAAACTATGGTGTTCGGCCAGATGGGGCAAGAGATTTTGATTCGCTCCCAGAAGGCTACGACAGTAAAACACATAAGGAACATTTCGAATTTTGGAAGGACAAAAAAGTTCCTGATTCCTGGAAGAAGTTTAAGGATATTGCCATTTATTGGACAATGAAAGGTGTTGATGGCTTCCGATTTGATATGGCAGAAATGGTACCTGTTGAATTTTGGAGCTATATGAATTCACATATTAAAATGGCCAATCCGGATGCCTTTCTTTTGGCGGAAGTTTATAATCCAGATTTATACAGGGATTATATCCGAAAAGGTAAAATGGACTATTTGTATGATAAAGTTCAGCTGTACGATACAATTAAACACATTATGCAAGGGCATGGAAAAACCGATTATTTACCGGGAATTCAAGAATGGTTGGCGGATATTGAGCATAATATGCTTCATTTTTTAGAAAATCATGATGAGCAACGGATTGCGAGTCCAGAGTTTGCTGGAAATCCTTTAAAAGGAAAACCTGCAATGGTTGTATCTGCAACCATTAGCACCTCTCCAACCATGATTTATTTTGGTCAGGAATTTGGAGAGCCAGCGCAGGAGAATGGAGGTTTTGGAAGTCCATCCCGTACGTCCATTTTCGATTACGTCAGTGTCCCGACGGTTAGAAGGTGGGTGAATAATAAAAATTTTGATGGCGGACAATCAACCCCTGTAGAATTAGAATTAAGGGATTTTTATAAGCGTCTTTTAAATTTCACTATTACAAGTGAAGCCTTAATGAAGAATTATGAGCAGATTCATAGTTTCAATAGAGAACATACTACCTATTACGACGAGAAAGTATTTTCCTTTGTTCGATGGTCAAATAACGAAAAGCTTCTAATTGTCTCAAATTTCAGTGCCCAAGATTTCAGAGGATTTAACCTTCAAATTCCACAACCTATTATTCAAGAGTGGCAATTGGAAGACGGAAACTATGAGCTGGAAGATCAATTATACCATGAGTTTAAACCCACTTTGAAAGTTGAAAATGGAACTGGTTTTGTCGATATAAAACTTGATCCGCTTCAATCCTTCATATTAAAAATGAAATAATTACCACATGATACGACTTATCGCCTTTTTTACTTTCTTGGTTCTATTTGGTTGTAAAGATCCCAAGGAAGAACCTATCGTTATTGAAGAGCCTAAAAAAGAGACTGCCCCTTTTGTTTGGGAAGGGGCAAACCTATATTTTTTATTGACTGATCGTTTTAATAATGGTGACTTATCTAATGATGTAAATTTTGGAAGGAATGCAGAAGCAGGACCTCTTCGTGGATTTATGGGTGGGGATATCAAAGGAATTACAGAAAAACTTAACGAGGGTTACTTTACAGATTTGGGAGTAAATGCAATTTGGATTACCCCAGTGGTTGAGCAGATTCATGGTGATACAGATGAAGGTACAGGAGTTAGTTATGGATATCATGGTTATTGGGCAAAGGACTGGACTTCTTTAGATCCAAATTTTGGGACTGAACAGGACTTAAAAACATTCGTAGAGACTGCACATTCTAAAGGAATACGAGTGTTATTAGATGCTGTAATCAATCATACAGGTCCGGTTACTGAGGAAGATTTGGCGTGGCCGGACGAATGGGTTCGACTTTCACCAGTATGCAACTTTCAAAATTTTGATGGTACA belongs to Aegicerativicinus sediminis and includes:
- a CDS encoding alpha-amylase family glycosyl hydrolase, encoding MTKSACLLSLILLSVIFSCKKEVVSNQNSESMSTIQSDSKLHKIVVYQVFTRLFGNTNPTNKPWGTIEENGVGKFDDFTVKALSEIKDLGVTHIWYTGVPHHAVIRDYTAYGISNDDPDVVKGRAGSPYAVKDYYNVNPDLAVDPAKRLEEFQELLDRTHKVGMKVIIDIVPNHVARRYVSLSKPNGIQDLGSDDDTTVTYNVNNNFYYNPGEYFNVPNSQNGYQPLGGEPTTLSDGKFEEFPAKWTGNGSRNSQPDFNDWYETVKINYGVRPDGARDFDSLPEGYDSKTHKEHFEFWKDKKVPDSWKKFKDIAIYWTMKGVDGFRFDMAEMVPVEFWSYMNSHIKMANPDAFLLAEVYNPDLYRDYIRKGKMDYLYDKVQLYDTIKHIMQGHGKTDYLPGIQEWLADIEHNMLHFLENHDEQRIASPEFAGNPLKGKPAMVVSATISTSPTMIYFGQEFGEPAQENGGFGSPSRTSIFDYVSVPTVRRWVNNKNFDGGQSTPVELELRDFYKRLLNFTITSEALMKNYEQIHSFNREHTTYYDEKVFSFVRWSNNEKLLIVSNFSAQDFRGFNLQIPQPIIQEWQLEDGNYELEDQLYHEFKPTLKVENGTGFVDIKLDPLQSFILKMK